The genomic segment ACTTTCCTTATTGGCATTACCATGAGTTTCGGTTAATTCATCAATAAGGTTTAGAGTCATAAGAGATTCAATTAAACCAATGGCCGCAATAATTGTTGCATATGGAGCAATGAAGTATAAAGTTTCTAAATTAAATGGAATCATCGGTACGTTGAAACTAGGAAGCTTTGCCTGTATACCTTCACCTCCTTTTGCCTGAACAAAAGACAGTACAGTTTCAGTTTCAATACCACTGAAAATTACGATGAAAGTTACAGAAACAATAGCAACTAATGCAGCCGGAACTTTGGTTGTAACTTTTGGAAAGAAGTAAAGAATAGCCATTGTTAGAGCAACCAATCCTATCATAGTATATAGTTGAGCTCCTTCAAGCCAGTTTCCGCCAACCTGAAACATTCCTAGTTGTGCTATGAAAATTACTATGGCCAGACCATTAACAAATCCCATCATTACCGGATGAGGAATTAATCTGACAAATTTTCCCAGGCGGAAAACACCTGCAAATATTTGGATTAAACCTGCTAATAAAAGAGTGGCAAATAAGTACTGAAGTCCGGCTCCTTCGCCTCCCATTTCCGTGCCTATTTTTACAAGCGATATCATCACAACAGCAGTAGCTCCTGTAGCTCCGGAAATCATTCCCGGGCGACCTCCAAAAATAGAGGTAACCAAGCCCATCATAAATGCTCCATAAAGTCCTACTATAGGTGAAACTCCTGCAATAAATGCAAAAGCCACAGCTTCAGGAACAAGCGCTAAAGCAACTGTTAGCCCCGATAGAACATCGTCCTTGATATTGCCATTTTTCTTTTCAATGAATTTAAATCTCTTCATAGACTGTTTAATCTTAATTTTTTTAAGCCGGCAAATATAGTGTAAATTAAACACTTTCAAAGTTTTGAGTGGTGAAAAGCTTCGGGACATTATTGACCTGTTTGAATAGTCAATTTATCGTATTTTATAAAGAAAAAGCTCCGGATTTAAAAAAAATCCGGAGCTGAAAATATATAAATAAGTTTTATTTGTTTACCTGATGTAAGTGAACATCTGTTTGAGGGTAAGGTATTCCAATACCCACTTCATCGAGTTCCACTTTAAACTTTTCTAACAATTCGAAATAAACATTCCAATAGTCTGCAGTTTTTACCCATGGTCTTACATGAATATTTACAGAACTGTCGGCTAATTCGCCAACTGCTACCATTGGGGCCGGATCCGCAAGTATCCTGCTGTCCTTCTTCATTATTTCAATAAACAGGTCTTTGGCCTGTTTAATGTTGGCATCATACGAAATGCCCATTAATATGTCGACTCTAACCTTATCCATAATTGAGTAATTGGTTAGTGAACCATTAGCCATTGGAGAATTAGGTATAATTACAACCCTGTTTTGCGGAGTAGTAAGCTCTGTAACGAATATTTTAATTTCTCTAACTGTACCAATATAGCCCTGAGCTTCGATAAAATCGCCTACTTTGTATGGTTTGAAAATTAATATTAATACTCCTCCAGCAAAATTTGATAAAGTTCCCTGAAGAGCAAAACCAACAGCCAGACCTGCAGCACCAATTACGGCAATAAATGAAGTGGTTTCAACACCTACCATAGATGCGACAGAAATAAATAACATTATTTTTAGACCCCAATCAACCAGTGTATGTAAAAAAGGCTTTAAGGAAGGATCATAGTTTTTGTTTTCCAGTGTTTTATCAATAAGTTTTAAAATGAATTTAATTATTTTAATACCAATGATGAGGGTAATAATTGCCAGGACCAGCTTTGGCCCGTACTCCATAAGCATTTCAATAGCTTTGTCGAAATATTTTTCGATTGAGGAATTGTCAAAATTCATAATGATTTTTTATTTTAATGTGTTTAATAAATAGGAAGTTAATGAATATTATAAATTAGGCAAAAAAATACTTACTAAATATTTCTAATTTCTACAGGCAGTTAACATATTGTCATGATTTTAGATAAGCTTTTGCATAATAGAAATCCATATATTACATTTGATCGAACTAAAACAAATAAATTATGCGTACAAAATTGAGTTTTCTGGTTGCATTTTTACTTTTAACGGTATCTATTAATGCACAAAATGTTATTGGTAAGTGGAAAACAATTGATGACGAAACTAATAAAGAAAAGTCAATTGTAGAGATTTATGAAAAAGGAGGAAAGATTTTTGGAAAGATTGTAACACTTCTCAACAGAGAGCCCGGAGATGAAGATCCGCTTTGTGATAAATGTACAGACGACAGAAAGAACAAGCACCTTGTTGGAATGGAAATAATAAGGGAAATGGAAAAAGATGGTTCTGAATATGAAGACGGTACTATTATGGACCCTAATAATGGAAAAATATACGACTGTAAGCTTTGGGTGGATGAAAATGACAGTAAAGTTTTAAATGTAAGAGGTTATATAGCCTTTTTCTATAGAACCCAAACCTGGTATAGGGTAGAATAGAATAATCTAACTTTGTATTAATTTTACATCGCTTAGCGGAGGTTACTTATTATCGTCATCTCGACCGAGAGAAACGAGTGGAGAGATCTTATCCATGATACTACAATTTTTCATGAGATTTCTCCACGAGCTGTCGCTTGGTCGAAATGACGTTTTTTATAGACATAATTATTATTAAACAAACATGCGCGAATTCGGACTTATAGGTAGAAATATATCATATTCATTTTCTGAGGGATATTTTACAAAGAAATTTGAAGAGCTGGGAATCACTGATTGTAAATATTCAACATTCGATTTAAAAGAAATTTCAGATTTGAAAGAATTATTAGAATCTAAACCTAATTTAAAAGGCTTTAATATTACAATACCATATAAGGAAGATGTTTTGGCTTTTTTGGATGATATTGATGAAAGTGCAAAGTCGATTAAAGCTGTAAATACAGTGATAATTGAAAATGGAAAGCTGATAGGTTACAACACCGATACTTTTGGTTTTAAAACATCGATAAAACCATTTTTTGAGCCTCAACACCGAAAGGCTTTGATACTTGGAACCGGCGGAGCTGCTAAGGCTATAGCTTTTGTGCTAAAAGAATTGGGTGTTGATTTCTTCTTCGTTTCCCGAAATCCAAAAAAAGATGATGAAGTTGCTTATTCCGATCTTACGGAGCAGGCGATTAAAAACTTTCCTTTTATTATAAATTGCTCACCTGTTGGTACTTATCCTGATGTTGACAGTGCACCGGGTATTCCATATGAAGGAATTACTTCCGGACATTTATTATATGATTTAGTATATAACCCTGAGGAAACGAAGTTCCTCAAAAACGGAAAGGAAAGGGGAGCTGCAACAGTAAACGGACTTTCTATGTTGCATCATCAGGCCGAGGAAGCCTGGAGGATTTGGAACAGATAATTTTTAGTAAATGGTTGTTTAAAGTTGTAAAAATCATTTAATCAATGCAAAAAAGAAAAACATCAATAAAAATACCTGCTACAATTAAATATTTTGCAGGAGCCTTAGAGAAAATATCTCCTAAGTTGGCTTTAAAGTTTGGGTTAGCCTTATTTTACAAACCAATACGATTTCAACGTCCCGAGCGCGAAAATAAAATTTATTATTTGGCAACTTTAGACAATTTATTGTTGAAGGGAAGAAAAATAAGGACCTTTTCGTGGAAAAAGGGAGAAAAAAAGATTCTTTTGGTTCATGGATGGTCGGGAAGAGGAACTCAAATGAATAAACTGGTTGAAAGTCTTCTTGCAAATAATTTTTCTGTTTATAGCTTTGATGCACCTGCTCATGGTGAGTCGGAAGGAAAGCGGACTCATATGTATGAGTTTGTAGATGCTATTTTAGAAATGGAGAAAAAAGTCGGGAAATTTGATTTGATCATTGGTCATTCTATGGGAGGCATTGCAGCATTAAATGCTGTTAATAAAGGGGTAGACGCTCCAAAAGTAGTCATTATAGGAACTCCAAATTTGATTGAAAACGTCATCACTGATTTTTGTATGAATATTAATTTCAGCGATAAAATGATTCCCTTAATCAAAGATTATATAGAAACCAGATACGATGAAAGAATAACTTCTGTTTCGGGAGAAGTAGTAGGTGAAAAAATAGATATTCCCATACTTATTATTCACGATGAAAATGATATTGATGTTCAGTATTCGGAAGCAGAAACCATGAATAATAAAATAGCTAAGTCAGAATTATTTAGTACCAAGAATTTAGGCCATCGCAGAATTTTAGCTGATGATAATGTAATTAGGGAAATTATTGACTTTATAGCTTGAATTAGCGTGAAGGATTATTAATACCAAATACATATCATAATGTTGACTTGTAATTGGTATAATATCTAATCTTCATGGTTTGCAATAGTAATTGTTATTCCCAATGACTTTATTTTCTCAACTATATCCTTACTTATTTTATTATCTGTTATAATGTGATCTACCTGATCAATTTCGCAAATTCTACCAAAACTTTTCTTTCCAAACTTTGACGAATCTGCTAAGACGATAACTTCTTTCGAAGATTCTATCATCTGCTGGTTCAAATGAGCTTCTAAAGCATTTGATGTAGTTAATCCATAATCTAAATCTATTCCGTCAACACTTAGAAATAATTTACTGCAAGCCGTTTCTTTTAGTATTAACTCAGAGTAATGCCCTATTACAGAGTTTGAACTTTGCCGTATGTAGCCCCCCAATTGTAATACTTCAATGTTAGGTTTGTTTAATAGTTCTATGGCTACATTGAGTGCTGAAGTTACTACAGTAGTTTTAATGAGAGGGTTAATGTGTTTGGCAAATGCCAGTACAGTAGTTCCCGATGCTATAATTATATATTGATCATCACTGATAATCTTAGAAGCTTCTATCCCAATGGCTGATTTCTCTTTTACATTAATAAATTCTTTTTCATTTATTGGTTTATCGTTTACGTAAGGTTGTTCCAATGATGCCCCTCCATGTTTTCTGAAAAGTAATTTTTTTGCTTCTAAAATTTTTAAATCCTTTCTGATCGTTACGGTAGAGGTATTTAGTGCATCGCTTAGATCCTGAACTTTTACATTTTTCTTTTCTTTAAGAATTTCTAATATTTTTTGATGTCTGTCCATATGAAAATACTATGGTTTCGTTTTTTAGATATGTGTAATATGTAAAAATAATATAAATTTTAATATATATGTATTAAAAGCTATAATGTTTTATATTGGTTGTATTTGCTTATTTATAGCGTGTAAGGCTTGTAATATATAGGCGTTGTATTTAAGTAGTTTATATAAGTTGCAGTAGCTTGAGAAGGAAGATTGACTTGTTTTTTTATTTTTTGTAAAAAAAAAGCAAGGTTACGTTTTGGTTTCATATGTATAATTTGTACGTTTGAATACTTTCAAGTGAAACTAGAAAGAAGGTAAACGAAACTATAAGATAAGTAAATGTAATTATGGAACTTGTTGTTACTAGAGAAGAATTAATCAGGGAAATTCAGGCTGAGGATACTGTTTGGGATATAATAATTATTGGAGGTGGATCGACGGGACTTGGGGCTGCATTGGAGTCAGCAACCCGTGGTTATAAAACTTTACTTCTTGAACAATTAGATTTTACAGTTGGTACTTCAAGTAGAAGCACAAAGCTTGTACACGGTGGGGTGAGGTATCTGGCACAGGGCGATGTTTCGTTGGTCCTGGAGGCCCTAAAAGAAAGAGGGTTATTGCTTCAAAATGCTCCACATCTTACAAGAAATCAGAAATTTTTAATTCCGGCTTATTCATGGTGGTATAAACCATTTTATACAATTGGGCTTACTGTTTACGATTTGTTGGCAGGCAGGTTAAGTTTGGGTAGATCTGTTCCATATACAAAAAGAAAAACTATGGAAAAGCTGCCTACAGTAAAGAAAAATGGTTTACGTGGTGGCATTTTATACCATGATGGTCAGTTCGACGATTCCAGATTGGGATTAAACCTGGCACAAACTACAATAGAATACGGAGGAGTACCTTTGAACTACATGAAAGTTACCGATTTGATAAAAGAAGGTGGTAATATTAGTGGTGTTGTAGCTAAAGATGGTGAAACCGGAAAGGAATACAAAATAAAAGGAAAGGCAGTTTTAAATGCTACCGGAGTTTTTGTAGATGATATATTACGGAAGGATAATCCAAAAGCTAATAATATGCTTATTGCAAGTCAGGGAGTTCACCTTGTATTGGATGGTGATTTTTTACAATCAGATCACGCAATAATGATACCTAAAACTCCCGATGGAAGAGTATTATTTGCTGTACCCTGGTATGGAAAAGTAGTAGTTGGTACAACTGATATTCCTAAAAAGGAATCGTTAATTGAGCCTATTGCTACTGATGAAGAAATAGATTTTATATTAGAAACTGCCGGTAGATATCTCGCAAAAGAACCTACTCGTGCCGACGTGAAAAGTGTATTTGCTGGTTTGCGTCCACTTGCTGCACCAAAAAAAGCAGGGGGTAAGACAAAAGAAGTGTCGAGAAGTCATAAAATTATCACTTCCAATTCGGGTTTGGTTACAATAATTGGAGGTAAATGGACGACATATCGCGAAATGGGGGAAGAAGTTGTTGATAAACTTGCCGGTATAGCAAAACTTCCAAAGAAAGAATCTGTAACTCCTCATTTAAAAATACACGGATACAAAAAAGGAGTAGATTTTAATAATCCTTTATATTTTTATGGCTCGGATATAGAAACTATTTATAAATTAGTCGAAGAAAATTCAGAACTCAGTGAAGTAATTAGTGAAGATCTGAAAATAATTAAAGCTCAGGTAGTAATGGCAGTAAGGTATGAGTTAGCAAGGAATGTAGTAGATTTTCTGGCACGGAGAATTCGTGCATTGTTTTTAGATGCAAAAGAAAGTATTAGAATTACTCCTGTAGTTGCCGAAATTATGGCAAAAGAATTGGATAAAGACAAAGAATGGGAGAATGAACAAGTAGAACTATTTAATAAAATTGCAAAAAATTAC from the Bacteroidota bacterium genome contains:
- a CDS encoding SulP family inorganic anion transporter → MKRFKFIEKKNGNIKDDVLSGLTVALALVPEAVAFAFIAGVSPIVGLYGAFMMGLVTSIFGGRPGMISGATGATAVVMISLVKIGTEMGGEGAGLQYLFATLLLAGLIQIFAGVFRLGKFVRLIPHPVMMGFVNGLAIVIFIAQLGMFQVGGNWLEGAQLYTMIGLVALTMAILYFFPKVTTKVPAALVAIVSVTFIVIFSGIETETVLSFVQAKGGEGIQAKLPSFNVPMIPFNLETLYFIAPYATIIAAIGLIESLMTLNLIDELTETHGNANKESIAQGAANMVNGFFGGMGGCAMIGQSIINIKSGGRGRLSGIVAAVALLLFILFGATYIEMIPVAALVGVMFMVVIGTFAWSTFSVVNKIPAADALVILLVTVLTVMFDLAVAVIAGVIVSALVFAWENALRIRARKYIDENGVKNYEIFGPLFFGSTQLFTSKFDVKNDPNEVIIDFKESRVADHSGIEAINKLAKKYEQEGKQIHLRHLSPDCRKLIDKAEKIIDVNIIEDPEYTVVVDGFEDFSVK
- a CDS encoding mechanosensitive ion channel domain-containing protein, which translates into the protein MNFDNSSIEKYFDKAIEMLMEYGPKLVLAIITLIIGIKIIKFILKLIDKTLENKNYDPSLKPFLHTLVDWGLKIMLFISVASMVGVETTSFIAVIGAAGLAVGFALQGTLSNFAGGVLILIFKPYKVGDFIEAQGYIGTVREIKIFVTELTTPQNRVVIIPNSPMANGSLTNYSIMDKVRVDILMGISYDANIKQAKDLFIEIMKKDSRILADPAPMVAVGELADSSVNIHVRPWVKTADYWNVYFELLEKFKVELDEVGIGIPYPQTDVHLHQVNK
- a CDS encoding DUF2147 domain-containing protein → MRTKLSFLVAFLLLTVSINAQNVIGKWKTIDDETNKEKSIVEIYEKGGKIFGKIVTLLNREPGDEDPLCDKCTDDRKNKHLVGMEIIREMEKDGSEYEDGTIMDPNNGKIYDCKLWVDENDSKVLNVRGYIAFFYRTQTWYRVE
- a CDS encoding shikimate dehydrogenase, encoding MREFGLIGRNISYSFSEGYFTKKFEELGITDCKYSTFDLKEISDLKELLESKPNLKGFNITIPYKEDVLAFLDDIDESAKSIKAVNTVIIENGKLIGYNTDTFGFKTSIKPFFEPQHRKALILGTGGAAKAIAFVLKELGVDFFFVSRNPKKDDEVAYSDLTEQAIKNFPFIINCSPVGTYPDVDSAPGIPYEGITSGHLLYDLVYNPEETKFLKNGKERGAATVNGLSMLHHQAEEAWRIWNR
- a CDS encoding alpha/beta hydrolase; this encodes MQKRKTSIKIPATIKYFAGALEKISPKLALKFGLALFYKPIRFQRPERENKIYYLATLDNLLLKGRKIRTFSWKKGEKKILLVHGWSGRGTQMNKLVESLLANNFSVYSFDAPAHGESEGKRTHMYEFVDAILEMEKKVGKFDLIIGHSMGGIAALNAVNKGVDAPKVVIIGTPNLIENVITDFCMNINFSDKMIPLIKDYIETRYDERITSVSGEVVGEKIDIPILIIHDENDIDVQYSEAETMNNKIAKSELFSTKNLGHRRILADDNVIREIIDFIA
- a CDS encoding DeoR/GlpR family DNA-binding transcription regulator → MDRHQKILEILKEKKNVKVQDLSDALNTSTVTIRKDLKILEAKKLLFRKHGGASLEQPYVNDKPINEKEFINVKEKSAIGIEASKIISDDQYIIIASGTTVLAFAKHINPLIKTTVVTSALNVAIELLNKPNIEVLQLGGYIRQSSNSVIGHYSELILKETACSKLFLSVDGIDLDYGLTTSNALEAHLNQQMIESSKEVIVLADSSKFGKKSFGRICEIDQVDHIITDNKISKDIVEKIKSLGITITIANHED
- a CDS encoding glycerol-3-phosphate dehydrogenase/oxidase; protein product: MELVVTREELIREIQAEDTVWDIIIIGGGSTGLGAALESATRGYKTLLLEQLDFTVGTSSRSTKLVHGGVRYLAQGDVSLVLEALKERGLLLQNAPHLTRNQKFLIPAYSWWYKPFYTIGLTVYDLLAGRLSLGRSVPYTKRKTMEKLPTVKKNGLRGGILYHDGQFDDSRLGLNLAQTTIEYGGVPLNYMKVTDLIKEGGNISGVVAKDGETGKEYKIKGKAVLNATGVFVDDILRKDNPKANNMLIASQGVHLVLDGDFLQSDHAIMIPKTPDGRVLFAVPWYGKVVVGTTDIPKKESLIEPIATDEEIDFILETAGRYLAKEPTRADVKSVFAGLRPLAAPKKAGGKTKEVSRSHKIITSNSGLVTIIGGKWTTYREMGEEVVDKLAGIAKLPKKESVTPHLKIHGYKKGVDFNNPLYFYGSDIETIYKLVEENSELSEVISEDLKIIKAQVVMAVRYELARNVVDFLARRIRALFLDAKESIRITPVVAEIMAKELDKDKEWENEQVELFNKIAKNYILN